Proteins from one candidate division KSB1 bacterium genomic window:
- a CDS encoding nuclear transport factor 2 family protein: MSTNADTVRDIHAAFGRGDIPAILAKLDDDVEWEYGTTPHEVPWLAPRRGRNGAAEFFQSLGEIEFHHFVPGRFWRARAWSLR; encoded by the coding sequence GTGAGCACCAATGCAGACACTGTCCGTGACATTCATGCCGCATTTGGACGTGGCGACATTCCGGCCATTCTCGCCAAGCTGGATGACGACGTGGAGTGGGAATATGGCACCACGCCGCACGAAGTGCCGTGGCTGGCACCGCGCCGCGGCCGCAACGGCGCCGCGGAGTTTTTTCAAAGCCTCGGCGAGATTGAGTTTCACCATTTCGTCCCCGGGAGATTTTGGAGGGCGAGGGCGTGGTCGTTGCGCTGA